In Thermosynechococcus sichuanensis E542, a single genomic region encodes these proteins:
- a CDS encoding c-type cytochrome, with amino-acid sequence MSFINTVGAKSTAWRWLLPVLVVLVVGGGWGVSLLLPLRDPYIQSVRAAVGDPSRGEQIFILNCAGCHGLDGRGEVGPSLVQISHRRSQTKLIQQIISGNTPPMPKFQAQPQDMADLLSYLKTL; translated from the coding sequence ATGAGTTTCATCAACACAGTTGGGGCTAAATCAACAGCATGGCGCTGGCTGCTGCCTGTTTTGGTGGTGCTGGTAGTGGGTGGCGGTTGGGGGGTTTCTCTCCTGTTGCCCCTGCGGGATCCCTACATCCAATCTGTGCGGGCGGCGGTGGGGGATCCAAGTCGCGGCGAGCAAATTTTTATTCTCAACTGCGCGGGTTGTCATGGCCTTGATGGCAGGGGGGAAGTGGGTCCTAGCCTCGTGCAGATTAGCCACCGGCGATCGCAAACCAAGCTCATCCAGCAAATTATCAGCGGCAATACCCCTCCCATGCCCAAGTTTCAAGCCCAACCCCAAGACATGGCCGACCTATTAAGCTACTTGAAGACACTCTAA
- a CDS encoding four-carbon acid sugar kinase family protein, translated as MTRPKIIVLDDDPTGSQTVHSCLLLTRWDVDTLCRGLTDSAPIFFILTNTRALPPEIAAEVTRTVCRHLKVAIAQVGITDYLVVSRSDSTLRGHYPLETDVIATELGPFDAHFLVPAFLEGGRITRDSQHYLLVEGQPVPVHETEFARDSVFGYHHSYLPDYVAEKTQGRIPATAVERFVLADVRNPETLLSRLTQLQGNVCGVVDAESQADLDQFAAAVLQVASQGKRFLFRSAASLLTALAQLPPQPTPPEAMATYCRPGRYGAVLVGSHVRKTTEQLTALLEEPAVSPIEVPVARLRDSAAAEPDIINEVLAAVDQAIAREKTPIIFTSREELTFADAATRLAFGQRVSEVLMAIVQQLPADLRYLISKGGITSNDVLSKGLNLATVRLLGQVIPGCSVVRTGADHPRFPELPVVLFPGNVGDREALRTVYHRFQGSGTAA; from the coding sequence GTGACGCGCCCAAAAATTATTGTCCTAGATGATGACCCCACTGGCTCGCAAACGGTGCACAGTTGCCTACTGTTAACCCGCTGGGATGTGGATACCCTCTGTCGCGGCCTCACCGATTCTGCGCCGATCTTTTTTATCCTCACCAATACCCGTGCTCTGCCACCAGAAATCGCAGCGGAGGTCACGCGCACCGTCTGTCGTCATTTGAAGGTGGCGATCGCCCAAGTGGGCATAACCGATTACCTTGTGGTCAGCCGTTCCGACTCCACCCTACGCGGCCACTATCCCCTTGAAACCGACGTGATTGCTACTGAACTGGGCCCCTTTGATGCCCATTTTCTGGTGCCTGCCTTTCTGGAGGGGGGGCGCATCACCCGTGATAGCCAGCACTATCTGCTCGTTGAGGGTCAGCCGGTACCCGTCCATGAAACGGAGTTTGCCCGCGATTCCGTCTTTGGCTACCACCACAGCTACTTACCCGACTATGTGGCCGAAAAGACCCAAGGGCGCATTCCCGCAACAGCCGTAGAGCGTTTTGTCCTTGCCGATGTGCGCAATCCAGAGACCCTGCTCAGCCGCTTGACTCAGTTACAAGGCAATGTCTGTGGGGTTGTAGATGCCGAGAGCCAAGCAGATTTAGACCAATTTGCAGCGGCAGTACTTCAGGTAGCGAGTCAAGGAAAACGCTTTTTATTCCGCAGTGCTGCGAGTTTATTGACTGCCCTCGCCCAATTGCCCCCCCAGCCCACCCCCCCAGAGGCAATGGCCACCTATTGCCGCCCTGGCCGCTATGGTGCGGTTTTAGTAGGATCCCACGTGCGCAAAACCACTGAACAACTGACGGCCTTGTTGGAGGAACCCGCTGTATCTCCCATTGAAGTACCTGTGGCACGACTGCGCGACAGTGCAGCGGCTGAACCTGACATCATCAACGAAGTCTTAGCAGCAGTGGATCAGGCGATCGCCCGTGAGAAAACCCCCATCATCTTTACCAGTCGTGAGGAACTCACCTTTGCGGATGCGGCGACACGGTTAGCCTTTGGGCAGCGAGTCTCGGAAGTGCTCATGGCGATCGTCCAGCAGTTACCCGCCGATTTGCGCTATCTGATCAGCAAGGGGGGCATCACCTCCAACGATGTGCTGAGTAAGGGCTTAAACCTAGCGACGGTTCGCCTCTTGGGGCAAGTGATTCCCGGCTGCTCCGTTGTGCGCACCGGTGCTGATCATCCCCGTTTTCCAGAGCTGCCCGTGGTGCTGTTCCCCGGCAATGTCGGCGATCGCGAGGCACTGCGCACGGTCTATCATCGCTTTCAGGGTAGTGGCACCGCAGCTTAG
- a CDS encoding sensor histidine kinase: MTAQSCCPVEIEITEAPPLSSHQETLLDMHSVLNTLNILMGELQFLELELDDWNVLQPSLKSLEQLVNALGDRPTILAYLRQISDLRAAITANLETALAQYPAKATTPDVQEAVANIQSVFDVVEVRVQQLLAREKAPTAWVEVPIEQLQAQFEQVFQAIEKNSKGRYRILHNIAAQEASDYFLTFDIQTPNGRTVLMPPVFEDVMRDLIANARKYTPQGGKIIAGLVQTADHLKFVVEDTGCGIPVEEIPKVVGFGYRGSNVQHRRTMGGGFGLTKAFFVTKRFQGRMWIRSALGAGTRITIDLPMLSTVVADTSERGDSQG; the protein is encoded by the coding sequence ATGACTGCGCAATCCTGTTGCCCTGTGGAGATAGAAATTACGGAGGCTCCCCCCCTTTCCAGCCACCAGGAAACCCTATTAGATATGCACAGTGTTCTAAATACCCTGAATATCTTGATGGGGGAACTGCAATTTTTAGAACTGGAACTCGACGATTGGAACGTGTTACAGCCCAGTCTGAAAAGCTTGGAGCAACTGGTGAATGCTTTGGGCGATCGCCCGACCATTTTGGCCTATCTACGGCAAATCAGCGATCTGCGGGCAGCAATTACAGCAAACCTCGAAACTGCACTGGCTCAGTACCCCGCAAAAGCCACGACCCCCGATGTGCAGGAGGCAGTGGCCAATATCCAATCCGTCTTTGATGTGGTGGAGGTGCGAGTGCAACAACTCCTTGCCCGCGAAAAGGCTCCCACCGCTTGGGTCGAGGTGCCCATTGAGCAATTACAGGCTCAGTTTGAGCAAGTCTTCCAAGCCATCGAGAAAAATAGCAAGGGGCGTTACCGCATTCTCCACAATATTGCCGCTCAGGAAGCCTCGGATTACTTTCTTACCTTTGACATTCAAACCCCCAATGGTCGCACGGTCTTGATGCCCCCTGTCTTTGAGGATGTGATGCGAGATTTGATTGCCAATGCCCGTAAATACACGCCCCAAGGGGGCAAAATCATTGCGGGACTCGTGCAAACAGCGGATCATCTCAAGTTTGTGGTGGAGGATACAGGCTGTGGGATTCCCGTTGAGGAAATTCCTAAGGTGGTTGGCTTTGGTTACCGAGGCTCCAACGTTCAACATCGCCGCACGATGGGGGGTGGCTTTGGGCTGACGAAGGCGTTCTTTGTGACTAAGCGCTTTCAGGGACGGATGTGGATTCGCTCGGCGCTCGGGGCGGGTACTCGGATTACGATTGATTTGCCGATGCTGTCAACAGTTGTTGCAGATACATCTGAGCGGGGGGATAGTCAGGGTTAA
- a CDS encoding ADP-ribosylglycohydrolase family protein: protein MNTEYVVNGLLGACLGDALGVPVEFSTRWERDRDPVVDMRSYGTYYQPPGTWSDDSSLMLCLADALCEGFDLEQIAAKFLAWYTENLWTARGTLFDVGIATRRALTKLAAGDSPLTSGETDERSNGNGGLMRTLPLAFHYWRHCDQQRLLEEVHQVCGITHAHPRSQLACGFYVFFAIQLQQGMTPMRAYEATIHWANTAYHHDPFAAELPHFERILSGKLPHLDRDAIESGGYVVHTLEASLWCLLTSQSYLEAVLKAVNLGGDTDTTATVTGGIAALAFGLGDVPADWWQTLARYKDIVALGQRLGQAVLEYKDKVRPRR from the coding sequence ATGAATACCGAATACGTGGTCAATGGATTATTGGGTGCCTGTTTAGGAGATGCCCTTGGTGTCCCTGTGGAATTTAGCACTCGCTGGGAGCGCGATCGCGACCCGGTGGTGGATATGCGCAGTTACGGTACCTATTACCAGCCGCCGGGGACATGGTCGGATGACAGTTCGCTGATGCTGTGCCTTGCGGATGCCCTCTGTGAAGGATTTGACCTAGAGCAGATTGCGGCTAAGTTTCTGGCATGGTACACCGAAAATCTCTGGACTGCCCGTGGCACCCTCTTTGATGTGGGGATTGCTACCCGTCGCGCCCTGACGAAGTTAGCCGCAGGGGACTCACCCTTGACCTCTGGTGAGACTGACGAACGCAGCAATGGCAATGGCGGTTTGATGCGCACGCTCCCCCTTGCTTTTCACTATTGGCGGCATTGCGATCAGCAGCGGCTCCTAGAGGAAGTGCATCAAGTGTGTGGGATTACCCACGCACACCCGCGATCGCAACTGGCCTGCGGATTTTATGTTTTCTTTGCCATCCAGCTTCAGCAGGGAATGACGCCCATGCGCGCCTACGAGGCAACCATTCATTGGGCAAATACCGCCTACCACCATGACCCCTTTGCTGCCGAACTGCCCCATTTTGAACGCATCCTTAGCGGCAAGCTGCCCCACCTTGATCGAGATGCGATTGAATCGGGAGGTTATGTGGTGCATACCCTTGAAGCCTCACTGTGGTGTCTCTTGACGAGTCAATCCTACTTGGAGGCGGTGCTGAAGGCGGTCAACTTGGGGGGTGATACCGATACAACCGCAACAGTGACAGGCGGCATAGCTGCCCTTGCCTTTGGCCTTGGGGATGTGCCTGCGGATTGGTGGCAGACTTTAGCACGCTACAAAGACATCGTGGCCTTGGGGCAACGGCTTGGCCAAGCAGTTTTGGAGTATAAGGATAAAGTAAGGCCTAGACGCTGA
- the rlmN gene encoding 23S rRNA (adenine(2503)-C(2))-methyltransferase RlmN — translation MVLLGQSAAELKAWVEAQGQPGYRGQQLHQWLYQKGARSLQEITVFPKQWRDALANVEIGRSQIRYRHDAQDGTVKLLLTLADGETIETVGIPSGDRLTVCVSSQVGCPMACDFCATGKGGYRRNLASHEIIDQVLTIQSEMGRRVSHVVFMGMGEPLLNLKAVLQAVTCLNRDIGIGQRHITISTVGIPQQIQRLAQHQLQTTLAVSLHAPNQALREQLIPSAKHYPLNQLIADCRAYVQQTGRRVTFEYTVLAAVNDRPQHAEELAQLLRGFQSHVNLIPYNPIAEAAYQRPSAQRLRHFLGQLHALGVTASIRRSRGLDRQAACGQLRQAQLSA, via the coding sequence ATGGTACTGCTGGGACAATCCGCAGCAGAACTGAAAGCATGGGTCGAAGCCCAAGGGCAGCCCGGCTATCGGGGGCAACAACTCCATCAGTGGCTCTATCAAAAGGGGGCGCGATCGCTCCAAGAGATTACGGTTTTTCCCAAGCAGTGGCGTGACGCCCTCGCTAATGTAGAAATTGGCCGCTCCCAAATTCGCTATCGCCATGATGCTCAAGATGGCACCGTTAAGCTTCTCTTGACCTTAGCGGATGGCGAAACCATTGAAACGGTGGGCATTCCCAGTGGCGATCGCCTGACGGTGTGTGTTTCTTCCCAAGTGGGCTGTCCCATGGCCTGTGATTTTTGTGCCACGGGCAAAGGGGGCTATCGCCGTAATCTGGCGAGCCACGAAATCATCGATCAGGTCTTGACCATCCAAAGTGAAATGGGGCGCCGCGTCAGCCATGTGGTGTTTATGGGTATGGGCGAACCCCTGCTGAACCTAAAGGCCGTCCTACAGGCCGTCACCTGTCTCAACCGCGATATTGGGATTGGTCAGCGGCACATCACCATTTCCACCGTAGGTATTCCCCAGCAAATTCAGCGATTGGCACAGCACCAATTGCAAACCACTCTTGCCGTCAGCCTGCATGCCCCCAACCAAGCTCTACGAGAACAGCTCATTCCCAGTGCCAAGCACTATCCCCTCAACCAGTTAATTGCCGATTGTCGTGCCTATGTGCAGCAAACGGGGCGCCGTGTCACCTTTGAATATACGGTTCTCGCGGCAGTGAACGATCGCCCCCAGCACGCCGAGGAACTGGCGCAGCTATTGCGGGGCTTCCAAAGCCATGTGAATCTTATCCCCTACAACCCCATTGCCGAGGCAGCCTATCAACGTCCCAGTGCTCAGCGCTTGCGGCACTTTCTCGGCCAACTACACGCTCTAGGGGTCACGGCCAGCATTCGGCGATCGCGGGGTCTGGATCGGCAAGCCGCCTGTGGTCAGCTACGCCAAGCTCAGCTCAGTGCCTAA
- the metH gene encoding methionine synthase: MSMSFLEYLHAEPRRVIVFDGAMGTNLQAQNLTAEDFGGKEYEGCNEYLVISKPEAVAKVHRDFLAAGADVIETDTFGSSSIVLSEYHLGDRAYEISKKAAELAKSVAAEFSTPEKPRFVAGSMGPGTKLPTLGHIDYDTLYTAFREQAAGLFDGGVDLFIIETCQDVLQIKAALNGVMAVFQERGERRPLMVSVTMEQQGTMLVGSEIGAALTILEPYPIDILGLNCATGPDLMTEHIRYLSQHSPFVISCIPNAGLPENIGGHAHYKLTPMELRLALTRFVEDFGVQVIGGCCGTRPDHIAALAEIAATLTPKPRTPQRIPAAASIYSPQPYDQDNSFLIIGERLNASGSKKCRDLLNAEDWDGLVALARAQVREGAHILDVNVDYVGRDGVRDMHELVSRLVTNVTLPLMLDSTEWQKMEAGLKVAGGKCLLNSTNFEDGEPRFYKVLELAKTYGAGVVIGTIDEEGMARTAEKKFAIAERAYKAALDYGIPPYEIFFDPLALPISTGIEEDRVNGRETIAAIRRIRAELPGCHILLGVSNISFGLNPAARQVLNSMFLHEAMQAGMDAAIVSAAKILPLAKIEPEHQQVCRDLIYDRRRFEGEVCVYDPLAELTRLFEGKTTKQDRSQVENLPIEERLKRHIIDGDRLGLEDTLAKALEKYAPLDIINTFLLDGMKVVGDLFGSGQMQLPFVLQSAETMKAAVAYLEPFMEKSATGDTAKGTVVIATVKGDVHDIGKNLVDIILTNNGYRVINLGIKQPVENIIQAYEEHQADCIAMSGLLVKSTAFMKENLEVFNERGITVPVILGGAALTPKFVYEDCQSTYHGQVIYGKDAFTDLHFMDRLMSAKAAGLWDDRQGFLDGTTVAAPEEGSTPAIAPEPTSVPEPETPEVVDTRRSEAVAVDIPRPTPPFWGIRHLKADQIPLTEVFAYLDLQALIAGQWQFRKPKDQDRATYDAFLAEKVYPILEEWKQRILAENLLHPELIYGYFPCQSEGNTVYIYDPEKVGDKSACVPERAIAQFTFPRQKRGRRLCIADFFAPVESGIIDVFPMQAVTVGEIATQVAQELFAANQYSDYLYFHGMAVQTAEALAEWCHARIRRELGCTPDPTSIRDILAQRYQGSRYSFGYPACPNMQDQYTQLRLLQSDRMGMYMDESEQLYPEQSTTAIICYHPTAKYFSV; the protein is encoded by the coding sequence ATGTCTATGTCGTTTCTTGAGTATCTCCATGCAGAACCGCGGCGTGTCATTGTCTTTGATGGCGCAATGGGCACAAATCTTCAGGCACAGAACCTGACGGCAGAGGACTTTGGTGGCAAAGAGTACGAAGGCTGCAACGAATATCTGGTGATCAGCAAGCCAGAGGCGGTGGCCAAGGTACATCGCGATTTTTTGGCAGCGGGGGCGGATGTCATTGAAACGGATACCTTTGGCTCATCCTCGATTGTTCTTAGTGAATACCATTTGGGCGATCGCGCCTACGAAATTAGCAAGAAAGCTGCTGAACTGGCCAAGTCTGTGGCCGCTGAATTTAGCACCCCCGAAAAACCCCGCTTTGTTGCTGGCTCGATGGGTCCCGGCACCAAACTCCCCACCCTTGGCCACATTGACTACGACACCCTCTACACCGCTTTTCGCGAACAAGCCGCTGGTCTTTTTGATGGCGGGGTTGACCTATTCATTATTGAAACCTGCCAAGACGTGCTGCAAATCAAAGCAGCCCTCAATGGGGTGATGGCCGTCTTCCAAGAGCGGGGGGAACGTCGCCCCCTCATGGTCTCAGTGACCATGGAACAGCAGGGCACAATGCTGGTTGGCTCAGAAATTGGCGCTGCCCTAACGATTCTAGAACCCTACCCCATTGATATTTTGGGTCTTAACTGCGCCACGGGGCCTGACCTGATGACCGAGCATATCCGCTACCTGTCACAGCATTCCCCCTTTGTCATCTCCTGCATTCCCAATGCTGGCTTGCCAGAAAATATTGGTGGCCATGCCCACTATAAATTGACGCCGATGGAATTGCGGCTGGCGCTCACCCGCTTTGTGGAAGATTTTGGGGTGCAAGTGATTGGTGGCTGCTGTGGGACGCGACCGGATCATATTGCGGCTCTGGCGGAGATTGCCGCGACCCTCACCCCCAAACCCCGAACTCCCCAACGAATTCCTGCGGCTGCCTCGATCTACAGCCCTCAGCCCTATGACCAAGACAATTCCTTCCTGATTATTGGTGAGCGGCTCAATGCCAGTGGCTCTAAAAAATGCCGCGATCTCCTCAATGCCGAAGACTGGGATGGCCTTGTTGCCCTTGCCCGTGCCCAAGTGCGTGAAGGTGCCCATATCCTTGATGTCAATGTGGACTATGTGGGACGCGATGGGGTGCGCGATATGCACGAATTGGTGTCGCGACTGGTCACCAATGTGACGCTGCCCCTGATGCTCGACTCCACTGAATGGCAAAAGATGGAAGCGGGTCTCAAGGTGGCCGGCGGGAAATGCCTGCTCAACTCCACTAACTTTGAGGATGGTGAACCCCGCTTTTATAAAGTCTTGGAACTGGCCAAAACCTACGGCGCTGGTGTGGTCATCGGCACCATTGATGAAGAGGGGATGGCACGAACCGCTGAGAAAAAGTTTGCCATTGCCGAACGCGCCTATAAAGCTGCCCTTGACTACGGCATTCCCCCCTACGAGATTTTCTTTGACCCTTTGGCACTACCCATTTCCACAGGGATTGAGGAGGATCGGGTTAACGGACGTGAAACCATTGCCGCCATTCGCCGTATCCGTGCTGAACTCCCCGGCTGTCATATCCTGCTGGGGGTTTCCAATATCTCCTTTGGGTTAAATCCAGCGGCGCGGCAAGTCCTCAACTCCATGTTTCTCCATGAGGCGATGCAAGCAGGCATGGATGCGGCCATTGTCAGTGCCGCCAAGATTCTGCCCTTGGCCAAAATTGAGCCAGAACATCAGCAGGTGTGCCGTGATCTTATCTACGATCGGCGACGCTTTGAGGGGGAAGTGTGTGTCTATGACCCCCTTGCGGAACTGACGCGCCTTTTTGAGGGCAAAACCACCAAGCAGGATCGCTCGCAGGTGGAAAACCTACCCATTGAGGAGCGGCTCAAGCGCCACATTATTGATGGCGATCGCCTTGGTCTCGAGGACACCCTCGCCAAAGCCCTTGAAAAGTATGCCCCCCTTGACATTATCAATACTTTCCTGCTCGATGGCATGAAGGTGGTGGGTGACCTCTTTGGCTCTGGGCAGATGCAACTGCCCTTTGTTTTGCAGTCGGCAGAAACGATGAAGGCCGCCGTCGCCTATCTCGAACCCTTTATGGAGAAATCCGCCACGGGAGACACTGCCAAGGGTACTGTCGTCATTGCCACAGTGAAGGGGGATGTCCATGATATTGGCAAAAACTTGGTGGATATTATTCTCACCAACAACGGCTATCGGGTGATTAACTTGGGGATTAAACAACCCGTCGAAAATATCATCCAAGCCTATGAGGAGCATCAAGCGGACTGCATTGCCATGAGCGGCCTCTTGGTCAAGTCCACTGCCTTCATGAAGGAAAATCTCGAGGTCTTTAATGAGCGGGGCATTACGGTTCCGGTGATTTTGGGGGGAGCTGCCCTCACACCCAAATTTGTTTATGAGGATTGCCAGTCCACCTACCACGGTCAAGTGATCTACGGCAAGGATGCCTTTACTGATTTGCACTTTATGGATCGGCTGATGAGTGCCAAGGCCGCAGGTCTGTGGGACGATCGCCAAGGATTTTTGGATGGTACGACAGTCGCTGCGCCAGAGGAAGGGAGTACGCCAGCGATCGCCCCCGAACCTACGTCAGTTCCTGAACCTGAAACGCCAGAAGTGGTGGATACCCGCCGCTCTGAAGCCGTGGCCGTGGATATTCCCCGCCCCACACCCCCCTTCTGGGGCATTCGTCACCTCAAGGCAGATCAGATTCCCCTCACCGAGGTCTTTGCTTACCTCGATCTGCAAGCCCTGATTGCGGGTCAGTGGCAGTTTCGCAAACCCAAGGATCAAGACCGCGCCACCTACGACGCCTTCCTTGCCGAGAAGGTTTATCCCATCCTTGAGGAGTGGAAACAGCGCATCCTTGCTGAAAATCTGTTGCATCCTGAACTGATTTATGGCTACTTCCCCTGCCAAAGTGAGGGCAACACGGTCTATATCTACGATCCCGAGAAGGTAGGCGATAAAAGTGCCTGCGTCCCAGAGCGGGCGATCGCCCAGTTTACCTTCCCCCGCCAAAAGCGGGGTCGTCGTCTCTGTATTGCCGACTTTTTTGCCCCTGTGGAATCGGGCATTATTGATGTTTTCCCAATGCAGGCTGTTACCGTGGGTGAAATTGCGACCCAAGTGGCGCAGGAGCTATTTGCCGCCAATCAATACAGTGACTATCTCTACTTCCATGGGATGGCGGTGCAAACGGCTGAAGCCCTTGCAGAGTGGTGCCATGCCCGCATTCGCCGTGAATTGGGGTGCACTCCCGATCCAACGTCCATCCGCGACATTCTTGCCCAGCGCTACCAAGGTTCCCGCTATAGCTTTGGCTATCCTGCCTGCCCCAATATGCAGGATCAATATACGCAACTGCGACTCCTCCAGAGCGATCGCATGGGGATGTACATGGATGAGAGCGAACAACTTTACCCTGAGCAATCCACTACGGCCATCATCTGCTACCATCCCACCGCCAAGTATTTCAGCGTCTAG
- a CDS encoding glycosyltransferase family 2 protein produces MAPLLSLCMIVKNEAHQLRRCLQSVQPWVDEIIIVDTGSTDETIAIGREFTPHVHSIVWQADFAAARNASLAHASGEWVFYIDADEELVVMDPQWRDQLTAESANTINQWSLLRREQAGERNWSEFWNVRFGRRFPDLHFAGALHEQLSYRERPAVVGQLQGVYLIHHNQQSQERFLAKIRDRNIPILEKMVQQGDRRLQNLVCLGDHYAACGDGDRAQAWYEQALEQIAPAVEQGILPRDTTWLRHLLFWVSYRAFEAKDYETAQYYLSYGLRFFDHYPPLLYVTGLLIFELGLHRGALPYFHRCLDLFEQGTYDRAEPFDRQWMTTQPAYSLGFTYMTLQERDPAIAYFQKTLEFNPDYPPAQMYLQQLLTASANQS; encoded by the coding sequence ATGGCTCCGCTGCTGTCCCTGTGCATGATTGTCAAAAACGAAGCCCATCAATTGCGGCGTTGCTTGCAGTCGGTTCAGCCGTGGGTAGATGAAATCATTATTGTGGACACGGGTTCGACAGATGAGACGATCGCCATTGGCCGCGAATTTACCCCCCATGTCCATTCCATTGTCTGGCAAGCGGATTTTGCTGCCGCCCGCAATGCCTCCCTAGCCCACGCCAGCGGGGAGTGGGTCTTTTACATTGATGCCGATGAAGAATTGGTGGTGATGGATCCCCAGTGGCGCGACCAATTGACGGCTGAAAGTGCCAATACCATCAATCAGTGGAGTCTGCTGCGTCGTGAACAGGCCGGGGAGCGCAACTGGAGTGAGTTTTGGAATGTCCGCTTTGGCCGTCGCTTTCCTGATCTCCACTTTGCTGGGGCGCTCCATGAGCAACTGTCCTATCGGGAACGGCCGGCAGTGGTGGGTCAGTTGCAGGGGGTCTATCTCATTCACCACAACCAACAAAGCCAAGAGCGGTTCCTCGCAAAAATTCGCGATCGCAATATCCCCATCCTCGAAAAAATGGTGCAGCAGGGCGATCGCCGACTGCAAAACTTGGTGTGTCTTGGGGATCACTACGCCGCCTGTGGCGATGGCGATCGCGCCCAAGCATGGTATGAACAAGCCCTTGAGCAGATTGCCCCTGCCGTCGAACAGGGGATACTCCCTAGGGACACCACATGGCTGCGTCATCTCCTTTTTTGGGTGAGCTACCGCGCCTTTGAAGCCAAGGACTACGAAACAGCTCAGTATTACCTCAGCTATGGCCTACGTTTCTTTGATCACTACCCACCTCTGCTCTATGTGACGGGGTTACTCATCTTTGAATTGGGCTTGCATCGGGGGGCTTTGCCCTACTTTCACCGTTGCTTAGATCTCTTTGAGCAGGGCACCTACGATCGCGCTGAACCCTTCGATCGCCAGTGGATGACTACTCAACCCGCCTACAGCCTTGGCTTTACCTACATGACCCTTCAGGAGCGCGATCCCGCCATCGCCTATTTTCAAAAGACCCTTGAATTTAACCCTGACTATCCCCCCGCTCAGATGTATCTGCAACAACTGTTGACAGCATCGGCAAATCAATCGTAA
- the sipA gene encoding regulatory protein SipA, with product MEEAFAVGDRVRLVELPPYVKTAEPMPMLRPASILTVGEEGVILGQQPGNYWVVRLERGAFLLEAKYLKRV from the coding sequence ATGGAAGAAGCCTTTGCGGTGGGCGATCGCGTTCGCCTTGTGGAGCTGCCCCCCTATGTAAAAACAGCGGAGCCAATGCCGATGCTACGCCCCGCCAGTATTCTTACCGTTGGGGAAGAAGGGGTCATTCTCGGACAACAACCCGGCAATTATTGGGTCGTGCGCCTAGAGCGGGGTGCCTTTTTGCTGGAAGCCAAGTATCTCAAGCGCGTTTAA
- a CDS encoding DUF3883 domain-containing protein, with product MARSQHLTADGITLLAQAYVIPLPATVEEDDPQVRQQVEQAAMQVAIAFEQQQGRTRRDVSQQNLGYDIESSGRCIEVKGRAAVGAVVLTANEWITAGRLGADYWLYVVTAALSQPKLHLIQNPAAKLKPGEEVDVVRYVIPMTDWQTWAESVAFGANSSKNS from the coding sequence TTGGCGCGATCGCAACACCTGACTGCGGATGGTATCACCCTTTTAGCTCAGGCCTATGTGATTCCTTTACCGGCTACGGTGGAGGAGGACGACCCCCAAGTACGGCAACAGGTGGAACAGGCAGCCATGCAGGTGGCGATCGCCTTTGAGCAGCAACAGGGACGCACCCGCCGCGATGTGAGTCAGCAAAATTTGGGCTATGACATTGAGTCCAGTGGCCGCTGCATTGAGGTCAAGGGGCGAGCCGCTGTTGGGGCGGTGGTGCTCACGGCGAATGAGTGGATTACGGCAGGGCGACTAGGGGCAGATTATTGGCTCTATGTGGTAACCGCAGCCCTGAGCCAGCCCAAGCTCCACCTGATTCAGAATCCAGCAGCAAAGCTCAAGCCCGGTGAGGAGGTGGATGTGGTGCGCTATGTGATTCCAATGACGGACTGGCAGACTTGGGCAGAATCGGTAGCATTTGGTGCAAATAGTAGTAAAAATTCTTGA